Proteins found in one Pseudorasbora parva isolate DD20220531a chromosome 11, ASM2467924v1, whole genome shotgun sequence genomic segment:
- the map7d3 gene encoding ensconsin isoform X15, producing MCQRQTAGKKTSVKMAEGATSLKGLRAQMAAAAQAQAEERRSQAGNSPTPAAPAVTTKSQTKPVIDGAALRIDDKLRVAKERREEQEKQHAARETQLLERERKARLQVERQMEERQKKLEEQRRKEEQRRVAVEEKRKQKLEEEKEHYEAVMRRTQERSQRVEQRQKRWSWGGLSDSDNKNARRSLATPVDSDVLSRLLTPTQASLARSKSAAALSAEGGDAQASASPMQPPARGPLRSRSSDRKKGPTTSVSADAISSMTQKGEKEKRFTSPVGKRPASPSSRHRSPSPAPGTNTSSRAPSPGAAKQSPRFRPPSPSGLKQRPPSPQPSITSKPPPIQKPALTPTGPPTLRRRDSKPKDMSPIMPVAPQSPETSTAPTPKTKEESNSKANAGTNSAAEASKILAENRRLAREQKEKEEQLRIQKEEEERLRKEEEKRLAEEERLRRAEEEKRLVEERKREEEEQARIAEEERQQTELEEQQRQVEEQKEREEAEAKALVEAEKQRQERARIMQQNQQERMERKKRIEEIMKRTRKTDQIDFKSNDERDISDENEEEAEDQINCENKENQAESEQCANETEPSDCQEHYLTVEEPVTEWVEPDVGMNKQKDVDNMENGNGPSTEDPSVDSSPPPKSCLMEGSEFVNEDSKVSLVPGLNGKGGPWSFEELIDLGVHAKSKPLMDDGGPEGPRVAFEEKTSSVHPVQSIETLSEM from the exons CTGCAGCGGCGCAGGCGCAAGCAGAGGAACGGCGCAGCCAGGCAGGGAACAGCCCAACGCCAGCAGCTCCAGCCGTCACAACCAAGAGCCAAACCAAGCCAG TCATTGATGGGGCAGCCCTGAGGATAGACGACAAACTTCGAGTGGCCAAAGAGAGGAGAGAAGAGCAGGAAAAGCAACATG CGGCTCGTGAGACTCAGCTCCTGGAGCGAGAGCGCAAGGCCCGGCTGCAGGTGGAGCGTCAGATGGAGGAGAGACAAAAGAAGCTGGAAGAGCAGCGCAGGAAGGAGGAACAGAGGAGGGTTGCAGTggaggaaaaaagaaaacagaaatTAGAGGAAGAAAAG gaacACTATGAGGCTGTGATGAGACGTACCCAGGAGCGTAGCCAGCGAGTAGAACAGAGACAGAAGAGATGGTCCTGGGGTGGACTTTCAGACTCTGACAACAAAAATG CTCGCCGCTCATTGGCCACCCCCGTGGACAGCGATGTCCTCAGTCGGCTGCTCACACCCACCCAGGCCTCGCTAGCTAGAAGCAAGAGTGCCGCGGCCCTGTCTGCCGAAGGAGGCGACGCCCAAG CATCTGCCAGCCCCATGCAGCCCCCGGCCCGCGGACCACTACGCAGTCGCAGCAGTGACCGAAAGAAAGGTCCGACTACTTCTGTGTCTGCGGATGCCATCTCCAGTATGACACAG aAAGGTGAGAAGGAGAAACGTTTCACGTCACCAGTAGGAAAACGCCCTGCCTCACCCTCCAGTCGACACCGATCACCGTCTCCTGCTCCCGGTACTAACACCTCCTCAAGAGCGCCCTCACCTGGAGCAGCCAA GCAGAGTCCACGTTTCCGCCCTCCTTCTCCAAGTGGCTTGAAACAGCGTCCACCATCCCCTCAGCCCTCTATCACATCCAAACCTCCACCCATCCAGAAACCTGCTCTAACCCCCACCGGCCCGCCCACCCTTCGCAGGAGGGATTCCAAGCCAAAGGACATGTCTCCCATAATGCCTGTCGCCCCACAGTCTCCAGAAACCAGCACGGCACCCACACCCAAGACCAAAGAGG AATCCAATTCCAAAGCCAACGCAGGAACCAACTCAGCCGCAGAGGCTTCCAAGATCCTGGCGGAGAACCGTCGTCTAGCACGCGAACAGAAGGAGAAAGAAGAGCAACTCCGCATACAGAAAGAAGAAGAGGAGCG GCTGAGGAAAGAGGAGGAGAAGAGGCTAGCGGAGGAAGAGCGCTTAAGGCGCGCAGAGGAGGAGAAGAGGCTTGTGGAGGAGAGGAAGCGAGAAGAGGAGGAGCAGGCTCGTATAGCAGAGGAGGAGAGACAGCAGACAGAGCTAGAGGAGCAGCAAAGACAGGTTgaggaacagaaagag CGCGAGGAGGCGGAAGCAAAAGCCCTAGTGGAGGCGGAGAAGCAGCGTCAGGAGAGAGCACGCATTATGCAACAGAACCAACAGGAGCGCATGGAGAGAAAGAAG AGAATTGAGGAAATTATGAAGAGAACCAGAAAAACAGACCAAATCGATTTTAAG AGTAATGATGAGAGAGACATTTCTGATGAAAATGAAGAGGAGGCTGAGGACCAAATAAACTGTGAAAATAAGG AGAATCAGGCTGAGTCAGAGCAGTGTGCCAATGAGACCGAGCCATCAGACTGTCAGGAGCATTACTTGACCGTGGAGGAGCCAGTTACCGAATGGGTGGAGCCAGATGTTGGTATGAACAAACAAAAAGATGTGGATAATATGGAGAACGGCAATGGACCAAGCACAGAGGATCCCTCAGTGGACAG CAGCCCCCCTCCAAAGTCCTGTCTGATGGAGGGCTCTGAGTTTGTGAACGAGGACTCTAAAGTGAGCCTGGTGCCTGGGTTGAATGGAAAAGGAGGACCCTGGAGCTTTGAGGAGCTGATCGATCTGGGTGTTCATGCGAAGAGCAAACCCCTGATGGACGATGGGGGCCCTGAAGGGCCTAGAGTGGCCTTTGAAGAGAAAACCAGCTCAGTTCATCCAGTCCAGTCTATTGAAACCCTGTCCG AGATGTGA
- the map7d3 gene encoding ensconsin isoform X9, giving the protein MCQRQTAGKKTSVKMAEGATSLKGLRAQMAAAAQAQAEERRSQAGNSPTPAAPAVTTKSQTKPVIDGAALRIDDKLRVAKERREEQEKQHAARETQLLERERKARLQVERQMEERQKKLEEQRRKEEQRRVAVEEKRKQKLEEEKEHYEAVMRRTQERSQRVEQRQKRWSWGGLSDSDNKNGQSDSGSTSSPITIVISPASPASKPPRNQTSQDKRSSSTTNLKQTDSVISKRLSSSSATLINSPDKTRRSLATPVDSDVLSRLLTPTQASLARSKSAAALSAEGGDAQASASPMQPPARGPLRSRSSDRKKGPTTSVSADAISSMTQKGEKEKRFTSPVGKRPASPSSRHRSPSPAPGTNTSSRAPSPGAAKQSPRFRPPSPSGLKQRPPSPQPSITSKPPPIQKPALTPTGPPTLRRRDSKPKDMSPIMPVAPQSPETSTAPTPKTKEESNSKANAGTNSAAEASKILAENRRLAREQKEKEEQLRIQKEEEERLRKEEEKRLAEEERLRRAEEEKRLVEERKREEEEQARIAEEERQQTELEEQQRQVEEQKEREEAEAKALVEAEKQRQERARIMQQNQQERMERKKRIEEIMKRTRKTDQIDFKSNDERDISDENEEEAEDQINCENKENQAESEQCANETEPSDCQEHYLTVEEPVTEWVEPDVGMNKQKDVDNMENGNGPSTEDPSVDSSPPPKSCLMEGSEFVNEDSKVSLVPGLNGKGGPWSFEELIDLGVHAKSKPLMDDGGPEGPRVAFEEKTSSVHPVQSIETLSEM; this is encoded by the exons CTGCAGCGGCGCAGGCGCAAGCAGAGGAACGGCGCAGCCAGGCAGGGAACAGCCCAACGCCAGCAGCTCCAGCCGTCACAACCAAGAGCCAAACCAAGCCAG TCATTGATGGGGCAGCCCTGAGGATAGACGACAAACTTCGAGTGGCCAAAGAGAGGAGAGAAGAGCAGGAAAAGCAACATG CGGCTCGTGAGACTCAGCTCCTGGAGCGAGAGCGCAAGGCCCGGCTGCAGGTGGAGCGTCAGATGGAGGAGAGACAAAAGAAGCTGGAAGAGCAGCGCAGGAAGGAGGAACAGAGGAGGGTTGCAGTggaggaaaaaagaaaacagaaatTAGAGGAAGAAAAG gaacACTATGAGGCTGTGATGAGACGTACCCAGGAGCGTAGCCAGCGAGTAGAACAGAGACAGAAGAGATGGTCCTGGGGTGGACTTTCAGACTCTGACAACAAAAATG GACAGAGTGACAGTGGCTCCACCTCCTCCCCGATTACTATAGTAATCTCTCCTGCTTCTCCAGCCTCCAAGCCACCCAGGAATCAGACGTCACAAG ATAAGCGCTCTTCCTCTACTACGAACCTGAAACAGACTGACTCAGTCATCAGCAAGCGTCTCTCCTCATCCTCTGCCACCCTCATTAATTCTCCTGATAAAA CTCGCCGCTCATTGGCCACCCCCGTGGACAGCGATGTCCTCAGTCGGCTGCTCACACCCACCCAGGCCTCGCTAGCTAGAAGCAAGAGTGCCGCGGCCCTGTCTGCCGAAGGAGGCGACGCCCAAG CATCTGCCAGCCCCATGCAGCCCCCGGCCCGCGGACCACTACGCAGTCGCAGCAGTGACCGAAAGAAAGGTCCGACTACTTCTGTGTCTGCGGATGCCATCTCCAGTATGACACAG aAAGGTGAGAAGGAGAAACGTTTCACGTCACCAGTAGGAAAACGCCCTGCCTCACCCTCCAGTCGACACCGATCACCGTCTCCTGCTCCCGGTACTAACACCTCCTCAAGAGCGCCCTCACCTGGAGCAGCCAA GCAGAGTCCACGTTTCCGCCCTCCTTCTCCAAGTGGCTTGAAACAGCGTCCACCATCCCCTCAGCCCTCTATCACATCCAAACCTCCACCCATCCAGAAACCTGCTCTAACCCCCACCGGCCCGCCCACCCTTCGCAGGAGGGATTCCAAGCCAAAGGACATGTCTCCCATAATGCCTGTCGCCCCACAGTCTCCAGAAACCAGCACGGCACCCACACCCAAGACCAAAGAGG AATCCAATTCCAAAGCCAACGCAGGAACCAACTCAGCCGCAGAGGCTTCCAAGATCCTGGCGGAGAACCGTCGTCTAGCACGCGAACAGAAGGAGAAAGAAGAGCAACTCCGCATACAGAAAGAAGAAGAGGAGCG GCTGAGGAAAGAGGAGGAGAAGAGGCTAGCGGAGGAAGAGCGCTTAAGGCGCGCAGAGGAGGAGAAGAGGCTTGTGGAGGAGAGGAAGCGAGAAGAGGAGGAGCAGGCTCGTATAGCAGAGGAGGAGAGACAGCAGACAGAGCTAGAGGAGCAGCAAAGACAGGTTgaggaacagaaagag CGCGAGGAGGCGGAAGCAAAAGCCCTAGTGGAGGCGGAGAAGCAGCGTCAGGAGAGAGCACGCATTATGCAACAGAACCAACAGGAGCGCATGGAGAGAAAGAAG AGAATTGAGGAAATTATGAAGAGAACCAGAAAAACAGACCAAATCGATTTTAAG AGTAATGATGAGAGAGACATTTCTGATGAAAATGAAGAGGAGGCTGAGGACCAAATAAACTGTGAAAATAAGG AGAATCAGGCTGAGTCAGAGCAGTGTGCCAATGAGACCGAGCCATCAGACTGTCAGGAGCATTACTTGACCGTGGAGGAGCCAGTTACCGAATGGGTGGAGCCAGATGTTGGTATGAACAAACAAAAAGATGTGGATAATATGGAGAACGGCAATGGACCAAGCACAGAGGATCCCTCAGTGGACAG CAGCCCCCCTCCAAAGTCCTGTCTGATGGAGGGCTCTGAGTTTGTGAACGAGGACTCTAAAGTGAGCCTGGTGCCTGGGTTGAATGGAAAAGGAGGACCCTGGAGCTTTGAGGAGCTGATCGATCTGGGTGTTCATGCGAAGAGCAAACCCCTGATGGACGATGGGGGCCCTGAAGGGCCTAGAGTGGCCTTTGAAGAGAAAACCAGCTCAGTTCATCCAGTCCAGTCTATTGAAACCCTGTCCG AGATGTGA
- the map7d3 gene encoding ensconsin isoform X12 — protein sequence MCQRQTAGKKTSVKMAEGATSLKGLRAQMAAAAQAQAEERRSQAGNSPTPAAPAVTTKSQTKPVIDGAALRIDDKLRVAKERREEQEKQHAARETQLLERERKARLQVERQMEERQKKLEEQRRKEEQRRVAVEEKRKQKLEEEKEHYEAVMRRTQERSQRVEQRQKRWSWGGLSDSDNKNGQSDSGSTSSPITIVISPASPASKPPRNQTSQDKRSSSTTNLKQTDSVISKRLSSSSATLINSPDKKSHLCPRSASASPMQPPARGPLRSRSSDRKKGPTTSVSADAISSMTQKGEKEKRFTSPVGKRPASPSSRHRSPSPAPGTNTSSRAPSPGAAKQSPRFRPPSPSGLKQRPPSPQPSITSKPPPIQKPALTPTGPPTLRRRDSKPKDMSPIMPVAPQSPETSTAPTPKTKEESNSKANAGTNSAAEASKILAENRRLAREQKEKEEQLRIQKEEEERLRKEEEKRLAEEERLRRAEEEKRLVEERKREEEEQARIAEEERQQTELEEQQRQVEEQKEREEAEAKALVEAEKQRQERARIMQQNQQERMERKKRIEEIMKRTRKTDQIDFKSNDERDISDENEEEAEDQINCENKENQAESEQCANETEPSDCQEHYLTVEEPVTEWVEPDVGMNKQKDVDNMENGNGPSTEDPSVDSSPPPKSCLMEGSEFVNEDSKVSLVPGLNGKGGPWSFEELIDLGVHAKSKPLMDDGGPEGPRVAFEEKTSSVHPVQSIETLSEM from the exons CTGCAGCGGCGCAGGCGCAAGCAGAGGAACGGCGCAGCCAGGCAGGGAACAGCCCAACGCCAGCAGCTCCAGCCGTCACAACCAAGAGCCAAACCAAGCCAG TCATTGATGGGGCAGCCCTGAGGATAGACGACAAACTTCGAGTGGCCAAAGAGAGGAGAGAAGAGCAGGAAAAGCAACATG CGGCTCGTGAGACTCAGCTCCTGGAGCGAGAGCGCAAGGCCCGGCTGCAGGTGGAGCGTCAGATGGAGGAGAGACAAAAGAAGCTGGAAGAGCAGCGCAGGAAGGAGGAACAGAGGAGGGTTGCAGTggaggaaaaaagaaaacagaaatTAGAGGAAGAAAAG gaacACTATGAGGCTGTGATGAGACGTACCCAGGAGCGTAGCCAGCGAGTAGAACAGAGACAGAAGAGATGGTCCTGGGGTGGACTTTCAGACTCTGACAACAAAAATG GACAGAGTGACAGTGGCTCCACCTCCTCCCCGATTACTATAGTAATCTCTCCTGCTTCTCCAGCCTCCAAGCCACCCAGGAATCAGACGTCACAAG ATAAGCGCTCTTCCTCTACTACGAACCTGAAACAGACTGACTCAGTCATCAGCAAGCGTCTCTCCTCATCCTCTGCCACCCTCATTAATTCTCCTGATAAAA AGTCTCACCTGTGTCCTCGTTCAGCATCTGCCAGCCCCATGCAGCCCCCGGCCCGCGGACCACTACGCAGTCGCAGCAGTGACCGAAAGAAAGGTCCGACTACTTCTGTGTCTGCGGATGCCATCTCCAGTATGACACAG aAAGGTGAGAAGGAGAAACGTTTCACGTCACCAGTAGGAAAACGCCCTGCCTCACCCTCCAGTCGACACCGATCACCGTCTCCTGCTCCCGGTACTAACACCTCCTCAAGAGCGCCCTCACCTGGAGCAGCCAA GCAGAGTCCACGTTTCCGCCCTCCTTCTCCAAGTGGCTTGAAACAGCGTCCACCATCCCCTCAGCCCTCTATCACATCCAAACCTCCACCCATCCAGAAACCTGCTCTAACCCCCACCGGCCCGCCCACCCTTCGCAGGAGGGATTCCAAGCCAAAGGACATGTCTCCCATAATGCCTGTCGCCCCACAGTCTCCAGAAACCAGCACGGCACCCACACCCAAGACCAAAGAGG AATCCAATTCCAAAGCCAACGCAGGAACCAACTCAGCCGCAGAGGCTTCCAAGATCCTGGCGGAGAACCGTCGTCTAGCACGCGAACAGAAGGAGAAAGAAGAGCAACTCCGCATACAGAAAGAAGAAGAGGAGCG GCTGAGGAAAGAGGAGGAGAAGAGGCTAGCGGAGGAAGAGCGCTTAAGGCGCGCAGAGGAGGAGAAGAGGCTTGTGGAGGAGAGGAAGCGAGAAGAGGAGGAGCAGGCTCGTATAGCAGAGGAGGAGAGACAGCAGACAGAGCTAGAGGAGCAGCAAAGACAGGTTgaggaacagaaagag CGCGAGGAGGCGGAAGCAAAAGCCCTAGTGGAGGCGGAGAAGCAGCGTCAGGAGAGAGCACGCATTATGCAACAGAACCAACAGGAGCGCATGGAGAGAAAGAAG AGAATTGAGGAAATTATGAAGAGAACCAGAAAAACAGACCAAATCGATTTTAAG AGTAATGATGAGAGAGACATTTCTGATGAAAATGAAGAGGAGGCTGAGGACCAAATAAACTGTGAAAATAAGG AGAATCAGGCTGAGTCAGAGCAGTGTGCCAATGAGACCGAGCCATCAGACTGTCAGGAGCATTACTTGACCGTGGAGGAGCCAGTTACCGAATGGGTGGAGCCAGATGTTGGTATGAACAAACAAAAAGATGTGGATAATATGGAGAACGGCAATGGACCAAGCACAGAGGATCCCTCAGTGGACAG CAGCCCCCCTCCAAAGTCCTGTCTGATGGAGGGCTCTGAGTTTGTGAACGAGGACTCTAAAGTGAGCCTGGTGCCTGGGTTGAATGGAAAAGGAGGACCCTGGAGCTTTGAGGAGCTGATCGATCTGGGTGTTCATGCGAAGAGCAAACCCCTGATGGACGATGGGGGCCCTGAAGGGCCTAGAGTGGCCTTTGAAGAGAAAACCAGCTCAGTTCATCCAGTCCAGTCTATTGAAACCCTGTCCG AGATGTGA
- the map7d3 gene encoding ensconsin isoform X7 has protein sequence MCQRQTAGKKTSVKMAEGATSLKGLRAQMAAAAQAQAEERRSQAGNSPTPAAPAVTTKSQTKPVIDGAALRIDDKLRVAKERREEQEKQHAARETQLLERERKARLQVERQMEERQKKLEEQRRKEEQRRVAVEEKRKQKLEEEKEHYEAVMRRTQERSQRVEQRQKRWSWGGLSDSDNKNGQSDSGSTSSPITIVISPASPASKPPRNQTSQDKRSSSTTNLKQTDSVISKRLSSSSATLINSPDKTRRSLATPVDSDVLSRLLTPTQASLARSKSAAALSAEGGDAQESHLCPRSASASPMQPPARGPLRSRSSDRKKGPTTSVSADAISSMTQKGEKEKRFTSPVGKRPASPSSRHRSPSPAPGTNTSSRAPSPGAAKQSPRFRPPSPSGLKQRPPSPQPSITSKPPPIQKPALTPTGPPTLRRRDSKPKDMSPIMPVAPQSPETSTAPTPKTKEESNSKANAGTNSAAEASKILAENRRLAREQKEKEEQLRIQKEEEERLRKEEEKRLAEEERLRRAEEEKRLVEERKREEEEQARIAEEERQQTELEEQQRQVEEQKEREEAEAKALVEAEKQRQERARIMQQNQQERMERKKRIEEIMKRTRKTDQIDFKSNDERDISDENEEEAEDQINCENKENQAESEQCANETEPSDCQEHYLTVEEPVTEWVEPDVGMNKQKDVDNMENGNGPSTEDPSVDSSPPPKSCLMEGSEFVNEDSKVSLVPGLNGKGGPWSFEELIDLGVHAKSKPLMDDGGPEGPRVAFEEKTSSVHPVQSIETLSEM, from the exons CTGCAGCGGCGCAGGCGCAAGCAGAGGAACGGCGCAGCCAGGCAGGGAACAGCCCAACGCCAGCAGCTCCAGCCGTCACAACCAAGAGCCAAACCAAGCCAG TCATTGATGGGGCAGCCCTGAGGATAGACGACAAACTTCGAGTGGCCAAAGAGAGGAGAGAAGAGCAGGAAAAGCAACATG CGGCTCGTGAGACTCAGCTCCTGGAGCGAGAGCGCAAGGCCCGGCTGCAGGTGGAGCGTCAGATGGAGGAGAGACAAAAGAAGCTGGAAGAGCAGCGCAGGAAGGAGGAACAGAGGAGGGTTGCAGTggaggaaaaaagaaaacagaaatTAGAGGAAGAAAAG gaacACTATGAGGCTGTGATGAGACGTACCCAGGAGCGTAGCCAGCGAGTAGAACAGAGACAGAAGAGATGGTCCTGGGGTGGACTTTCAGACTCTGACAACAAAAATG GACAGAGTGACAGTGGCTCCACCTCCTCCCCGATTACTATAGTAATCTCTCCTGCTTCTCCAGCCTCCAAGCCACCCAGGAATCAGACGTCACAAG ATAAGCGCTCTTCCTCTACTACGAACCTGAAACAGACTGACTCAGTCATCAGCAAGCGTCTCTCCTCATCCTCTGCCACCCTCATTAATTCTCCTGATAAAA CTCGCCGCTCATTGGCCACCCCCGTGGACAGCGATGTCCTCAGTCGGCTGCTCACACCCACCCAGGCCTCGCTAGCTAGAAGCAAGAGTGCCGCGGCCCTGTCTGCCGAAGGAGGCGACGCCCAAG AGTCTCACCTGTGTCCTCGTTCAGCATCTGCCAGCCCCATGCAGCCCCCGGCCCGCGGACCACTACGCAGTCGCAGCAGTGACCGAAAGAAAGGTCCGACTACTTCTGTGTCTGCGGATGCCATCTCCAGTATGACACAG aAAGGTGAGAAGGAGAAACGTTTCACGTCACCAGTAGGAAAACGCCCTGCCTCACCCTCCAGTCGACACCGATCACCGTCTCCTGCTCCCGGTACTAACACCTCCTCAAGAGCGCCCTCACCTGGAGCAGCCAA GCAGAGTCCACGTTTCCGCCCTCCTTCTCCAAGTGGCTTGAAACAGCGTCCACCATCCCCTCAGCCCTCTATCACATCCAAACCTCCACCCATCCAGAAACCTGCTCTAACCCCCACCGGCCCGCCCACCCTTCGCAGGAGGGATTCCAAGCCAAAGGACATGTCTCCCATAATGCCTGTCGCCCCACAGTCTCCAGAAACCAGCACGGCACCCACACCCAAGACCAAAGAGG AATCCAATTCCAAAGCCAACGCAGGAACCAACTCAGCCGCAGAGGCTTCCAAGATCCTGGCGGAGAACCGTCGTCTAGCACGCGAACAGAAGGAGAAAGAAGAGCAACTCCGCATACAGAAAGAAGAAGAGGAGCG GCTGAGGAAAGAGGAGGAGAAGAGGCTAGCGGAGGAAGAGCGCTTAAGGCGCGCAGAGGAGGAGAAGAGGCTTGTGGAGGAGAGGAAGCGAGAAGAGGAGGAGCAGGCTCGTATAGCAGAGGAGGAGAGACAGCAGACAGAGCTAGAGGAGCAGCAAAGACAGGTTgaggaacagaaagag CGCGAGGAGGCGGAAGCAAAAGCCCTAGTGGAGGCGGAGAAGCAGCGTCAGGAGAGAGCACGCATTATGCAACAGAACCAACAGGAGCGCATGGAGAGAAAGAAG AGAATTGAGGAAATTATGAAGAGAACCAGAAAAACAGACCAAATCGATTTTAAG AGTAATGATGAGAGAGACATTTCTGATGAAAATGAAGAGGAGGCTGAGGACCAAATAAACTGTGAAAATAAGG AGAATCAGGCTGAGTCAGAGCAGTGTGCCAATGAGACCGAGCCATCAGACTGTCAGGAGCATTACTTGACCGTGGAGGAGCCAGTTACCGAATGGGTGGAGCCAGATGTTGGTATGAACAAACAAAAAGATGTGGATAATATGGAGAACGGCAATGGACCAAGCACAGAGGATCCCTCAGTGGACAG CAGCCCCCCTCCAAAGTCCTGTCTGATGGAGGGCTCTGAGTTTGTGAACGAGGACTCTAAAGTGAGCCTGGTGCCTGGGTTGAATGGAAAAGGAGGACCCTGGAGCTTTGAGGAGCTGATCGATCTGGGTGTTCATGCGAAGAGCAAACCCCTGATGGACGATGGGGGCCCTGAAGGGCCTAGAGTGGCCTTTGAAGAGAAAACCAGCTCAGTTCATCCAGTCCAGTCTATTGAAACCCTGTCCG AGATGTGA